The DNA region GGACTTCATCACCGTGACGCCGACGGCGTCCTTCTTCACGCGGTCGGTGAAGGCCCGAGCGACATCGAGCGCGACGTCGGCCTCGAGCAGCGCGCGGCGCACCTCACGCAGCGCGGCGTCGACATCGGCTTCGGTCAGCGCGCCGCGGCGGGTGAGACGGTCGAGAATGCCGCCCAGTTTTTCCGACAGTGAGTCGAACATAAGCTCAAACACCAATGGCGCCCGAGGGCGCATCGCGCTGTCGGGCGTTGGCCTCCGGCCTCACAGGACCGGTCGGCGGATCAGAATTTCACGTCTCTATCGAGAACGCGCGGAAACTAGGGGCGCGCCGTCCGGGAGTCAAGACAAAGCCTGTTTCCCGTGCCGGATCAGCGGCTTACTGCTTCAGTTCGTAGCTGACGGTCACCACGGCGCGCAATTCGCGCTCGCCGGGGGCGACCGGCACGGCCGCGGCCCGCATGGCCGCGATCGGACGTGGCGGGTTCGGCACGCCTTCCTCGGCGATGGCCACGACTGGCCCGAGCTTGGCGCCGGCGGCCTTGGCATAGAGCTCCGCCTTGCGGTGGGCGTCGGCCACGGCCTCGTCGCGGGCCTGGTCCAGCAGCTTGGATTGCTCGGACACGACGAACTCGATGCCCGACATCTCGTTGGCGCCGGCGCCGATGGCCTTGTCGAGAATGTTGGGCAGCTTGTCGATTTCGCGGATCTTCACGGTCACCTGATTGGTGACCTGGAAGCCGAGCAGGCGCGCGGGGCCGGCTTTGTTCGGATCGTATTGCGGCTGCAAGGTCAGCCGCGAGGTCTGCACGTCGCGATCCGGGATGCCGCTTTCTTTGATCGTGCCGAGCACCGCGGTCATCTTATGCGCGTTGGCGTCGCTGGCTTCGCGCGCGGTCTTGCCTTGGCTGGTGACGCCGATGCGGATGATCGCGGTGTCGGGCGCAACCGACAGCGTCGCTTCACCGCTGACGGTCACCGTCCTGTCGGCGGCGCGTGCACCAAGCGGCGCCAAGGTCGCGACGAAGATTGCGACGGCGATCAACCGGGCGAGATACGGGGCGCGGAGCATCGAAAAGTCCTTATTTGATCGGCACGAATACGTTCACGACAAGCTTATCCGGATTCGCCGAAACCGGGTTAGTAGCATATTCCTCAATGAAGAGGTCTTTGGCTTCCAGACGCTTGTCGTCGAGATAGTTAGTGATCGCTTCATAAGTCGTGTCCATTGCGTCGTAAGAACCGCGATGCACGAACTTGAGCGCCTTGCCGCCCGGCGCGGTGCCGATGGCAATGTTGGCCGGCGGCGGTTCCTTCGGCTTCTCGGCAAGCGGCAAGGCAGCGCGGAACGAGAACCCGGTATCGTCCGTCTCGGTGTAGATGGTGATGGCCGGACCGTTCGGCGTCAGGCCCTGCTTGCCGACATAGTCCTGCAGCGACTTGAAAGCGGCGACGAGGCTATCGAAGGCCGCATCCCAATTGGTGTGGCCGGTCACGTAGACGATGTTGCGCTCGGGCAGCGTCACTTCCTCGCCGAAAGCATCGCCCGGCTCGAGTGGCGCCGGAACGGCCGCGCCCTCCGAGGGGGCCGGTGGCGGCATCGGCGCGGCGGGGGTCTGCGCCTGTGCGCTGGCGGTCAGGCATAGGGCAACAGCCAACGTCGCCGCCAGGCGGGTCGTGGACATCTTATTCTCCGTATTGGTGGCGCGGCGATCCGGCGATTCGCGCTGCTTTGAGGGACTTTATCACGGCGGAGGGGGTGGTACTTGGCCGATCGCGTTTATTCGCCATATAAACCGGGCGAAAGCCGGGCAATAACCCGCTACCAAACAGGCTATTGGGTTCAAGAATGGGCGCGCTCGCCAACCAACCCTTCGTCAAGATGAACGGCATCGGCAACGAGATCGTCGTCGTCGACCTGCGCAAGGGCGCGCCGGCGATCGCGCCCGAGGAGGCGCGCGCGGCTGCCAGTCCGCAGGGCGCGCCCTACGACCAACTGATGGCGCTCTATCCGCCGCGCATCGCCGGCACCGACGGCTTCATCCGCATCTATAACAACGACGGCTCCGAGGCGGGCGCCTGCGGCAACGGCATGCGTTGCCTTGCCTCGCTCGTGTTCAACGAAAGCGGCAAGGACGCGCTCACCTTCGAGACCAAGGCCGGCATTCTGAATTGCTGGAAGGCGGGTGACGGCCTGTACACGGTCGACATGGGGCCGCCACGCTTTAAGTGGAACGAGATTCCGCTGGCGGAGGAATTCCGCGACACGCGCGCGATCGAATTGCAGATCGGGCCGATCGACAAGCCGGTGCTGCATTCGCCGGCGGTGGTGAACATGGGCAATCCGCACGCGATCTTCTGGGTCGACGACGTGAATGCCTACGATCTCGCCAAGTTCGGCCCGCTCTTGGAAAACCATCCGATCTTTCCCGAGCGCGCCAACATCACTTTGGCGCACATCGTCTCGCGCGAGCACATCGTCATTCGGACGTGGGAGCGCGGTGCTGGGCTGACCAAGGCGTGCGGTTCGGCTGCGTGTGCGACGGCGGTCGCGGCGGCGCGCTTGAAGCGGACGGAACGCAAGGTGCGCGTGACGTTGCCGGGCGGCGAGCTCACGATCGAATGGCGCGCCGACAACGATCACGTGCTGATGACGGGGCCGGTCGAGTTCGAGTTCGCCGGCACGTTCGATCCGCAGCTGTTCGACAAGGCGCCGGCGCCGTGAGTGTCGATCTCGTCACCTTCGGCTGCCGGCTGAACATCGCCGAGTCGGAAGTGATCCGCCATCGGGCCGAGCAGGCCGGCGTCGACAACGCCGTGGTGGTGAACACCTGCGCGGTGACGTCCGAGGCCGTACGCCAGGCGCGGCAGAATATCCGCCGCATCAAGCGCGAGCGACCCGACGTCTCCGTTATCGTCACCGGCTGCGCGGCGCAGACGGACGCGCAAGCTTTCGCGGCGATGCCGGAAGTCGATCGCGTGCTCGGCAACGAAGAGAAGCTAGGCACGGCGGCATGGCAAAGCGGTGCGCGCGTCGCCGTCTCCGACATCATGGCGACGACGGCGGCGCGGCCGCATCCGATCGATCATCTCGAAGGCCATACGCGCGCGTTCGTGCAGGTGCAGAACGGCTGCGATCATCGCTGCACCTTCTGCATCATCCCATTCGGCCGCGGTAATTCGCGTTCGCTGCCGATCGAGGAAGTGCTTATGCAAGCGCGTCGCCTGGTCGGCAACGGCTATCGTGAAATCGTGCTGACCGGCGTCGATATCACGAGCTATGACGATGGCGGATTGCGCCTCGGCGCGCTGGTGAAGCGGCTGTTGAAGGAACTGCCCGATCTGGCGCGGCTGCGTCTGTCCTCGATCGACTCCGTCGAGGTTGATGCCGACCTGCTCGATGTGCTGGCGAACGATGCGCGGCTGATGCCGCATCTGCATCTGTCGTTGCAACATGGTGACGACATCATCCTCAAGCGCATGAAGCGCCGTCATTCGCGCGCCGACGCGATCCGATTTTGCGATGAGGTGCGTCGCTTGCGCCCCGATGTTGCGTTTGGCGCCGATATCATTGCGGGCTTCCCCACCGAGACGGAAGACATGTTCGCGCGCTCGCTCGGCCTCGTCGACGAATGCGGCCTGACGCAGCTTCACGTCTTTCCGTTTTCACCGCGGCCTGGCACGCCCGCCGCGCGCATGCCGCAGCTCGACCGCACGGTGATCAAGGAACGCGCCGGGCGCCTGCGCGAGAAGGGCGCCGCCGCGCTGGCGCGACATCTCGAGCGCCAAGTCGGTGGCACGCATCAGGTTCTCACCGAGCGCGGCGGCATCGCCCGCACGGCGCAGTTCACGCCGGTGAAGCTGGCGTCGCCGCTGGCGCCGGGTATGATCCTCGACCTGACAGTCACTGGACACGACGGACGGCAACTTTTGGCCGCCTAGGGAGAAGGCAATGAGCGCGAACGAGCATCTGATCACCACGGTCGAACAGCTCGAAGCGCTCTATGGACAGCCTTTCGGTCCATCGATCGCCAAGGAACTCGACTATATCGCGCCGATCTATCGCAAATTGATCGAGGCGGCGCCTTTCGTGGCGCTGGCGACCGGCGGTCCCGACGGGCTTGATTGCTCGCCCAAGGGCGACGCGCCCGGCTTCGTGCATGTGCTGGATGAGAAGACGCTGGCGCTGCCGGACCGGCCCGGCAACAACCGCATCGATGGCTTCCGCAATATCCTGAAGGACCCGCGCGTCGCGCTGCTGTTTCTGATTCCCGGCGTCGGCGAGACCTTCCGCGTCAATGGCCGCGCGTCGATCTCGATCGAGCCTGAGCTGATGCAGCGGTTCGCCGTCAACGGCAAGCTGCCGCGCAGCGTGCTGATCGTGCACGTCGATACTTGCTTCTTCCATTGTTCGAAGGCGGTGGTGCGTTCGAAGCTCTGGGATGAGGCGAGCAAGATCGACCGCAAGAGCCTGCCCTCGACCGGCGCCATCATTGCCGAAGTGAGTCAAGGCAAGATGGGCGGCGACGAATACGACCGCGCCGCGCCGGAGCGCATCAAGTCGATGTTGTACTAGTGGCGCTGCGCAGTCTGGTCATGAAGTCTGCTGCCTGCATCGTTGCCTTGATCACTGGAATGTCAGCCGCTGCGGCGCAGTCTGGTCCGGCCTATGTCGGCAAGTGGGGCGTCGAAGGGCCGGATGCCTGCCGCGACGGCGTCGGCACGGACGATCTCAAAGCAACCTTCACGGCCAAGCAGTTCGAGTATTACGCCAGCACCTGCCGCGTGATGTCGTCGCGCCGCCTGTCGCGTTCGGGTGCGACGGCGCACCGGTTCAAGCTGCAATGCGAGGGCGAGGGTGCGAAGGTCGATAAAGAGGTTATTCTCGTCGTGCTCGAGAAGACCGATCCGCGCCCGGAACTGCTGCTGCACATCGATGCGGCCAGTTGGGACACGCTGACCTATCAACGCTGCGGCGATTGAGTGTCGGCCGAGTCGGTCTCGCCTTTCCATCCGCAGGCGTTCAACAAGTCACGCATATGCGGCGGCACCGGCGCGGTGATCGTCACCGGCGGCTTGTTCTTCGAGATCGGCACGACCACTTCGCGCGCATGCAGATGCAGGATCGGTCCGCCGCTGCGGGGAGCGGTGCCGTAGATATTGTCGCCGATGATGGGAAAACCCATCTCGGCGCAGTGGACGCGCAGCTGATGCGTGCGGCCGGTGAGCGGCTCGAGCGCGAGCCAGGTGTAGTGCTTTAACTGCGATGCCTCACCGCTTGCCGCGGCCTGCTCCCTCCCCCCTTGCGGGGGAGGATTGGGGAGGGGGGTAGACGTAATCTCTGTCGTTGCCGCTACCCCCACCCCCGACCCCTCCCCACAAGGGGGAGGGGAGAAGAAGCGCCCCATCACCTTCCACGTGGTCGATGACGGCATGCCTTCCGGGTCGGCCTTCATCCACCAGCCGCGGCTTTCGTCGCGTTTCGAGAGCGGAATGTCGATGCGGCCCTCATCGGCCTCTGGCCCACCCTCGACCACCGCCCAATAGGTCTTGCCGATCTTGCCCTGCTTGAACAGCTTTCCGAGGAGGGCAAGCGCCTTGCGATGGCGGCCGAGCACCAGGCAGCCGGTGGTGTCGCGGTCGAGCCGGTGCGCGAGCGCCGGCGCACGCGGCAGGCCGAAGCGCAGCGCGTCGAAATAGTCCTCGAAGGCTTCCACACCCTTCGGGCCACGATGCACCGGCAGGCCGGGCGGTTTGTCGACGATGAGCATCAGCCCGTCGCGGTAAAGCAGGCGGGCCTGCACCTCTTCCGGAGTCATCTTTGGTCGTCTCGCTTTGCGGCCTTGGTCCCGTCACCCTGAGGTGCGAGCGAAGCGAGCCTCGAAAGGCAACGGCCACTGTTTTCAAAGCTTCGGCCGCTCATCCTTCGAGGCTCGGCCTCCGGCCGAGCACCTCAGGATGACGGGAATAGGTCAGCATCGTTACCGCTTCCTGCTTCAGGCCGAAACGGGTATCACGGGCGCGCATGAACGACGAGACACAGAAGACAAGCTGGTGGAAGCGCCTCAGCAGCGGGCTCAAGCGCACGTCCTCGCAGCTCGGGTCCGCTATTGCCGGCCTGGTCACCAAGCGCAAGCTCGATGCCGACACGCTCGAGGATCTGGAGGCGGAACTGATCCGCGCCGACCTCGGCCCGGCGTTCGCGGAACGCATCGCCGGTATCATCGGCAGCGGCCGCTTCGAGAAGGGTATCTCGCCCGACGAAGTGCGCGACATTCTCGCCGGCGAGATCGAGAAGGTGATGGCGCCGGTCGCCAAGCCGCTCGACATCACCGCGCGACCATTTGTCATCCTCGTCTCCGGCGTCAACGGCTCCGGCAAGACCACGACCATCGGTAAGCTCGCGGCCAAGTTCCGCAGCGAAGGCAAGAAGGTCATGCTGGTCGCGGGCGATACTTTCCGTGCCGCGGCCATCGAGCAACTCGGCATCTGGGCCGAGCGCACCGGCGCTTCCATCAAGAAGAGCACGGCTGGCGCCGATCCGGCGAGCCTCGCCTTCGACGCGATCACCGCGGCGAAGGCGGAAGGAGCCGATGTCGTGCTCGTCGACACCGCCGGCCGCCTGCAGAACCGCGCCGAGCTGATGAGCGAGCTGGAAAAGATCGTGCGCGTGATGCGCAAGGTCGAGCCGACCGCGCCGCACGCGGTGTTGCTCGTGCTCGATGCGACGGTCGGTCAGAACGCGCTGAGCCAGGTGGAGATCTTCGGCAAGACCGCGGGCGTCACCGGCTTGGTGATGACCAAGCTCGACGGCACCGCGCGCGGCGGCATCCTCGTCGCCATCGCCGACCGGTTCAAGCTGCCGGTCCATTTCATCGGTGTCGGCGAGGGCGTCGATGATCTCGCCGCCTTCACCGCGCGCGACTTCGCGCGAGCGGTGGTGGGGCTGGAGTAGTAGGACACAGTGTCATCATCCGCGAAAGCGGATGATCCAGTAGTCTCGGCGGCAATCGAGGCCGAGGCCTTTGTGATTACTGGATGCCCCGCTTTCGCGGGGCATGACAGCCTCAGATGATGGCGCTAGAGACAATTCATGGCCGATAAGCAAAAACTCAATCCCACGCTGAAGCTGGTGCTCGATATCGGGCCCTTGGTGCTGTTCTTTGCCATCAACGCCAAGCTCGGCATCTATGCCGCGACCGGCGTGTTCATGGTGGCGGTGCTGCTCGCCTTGGCCGTGGCCTATGCGCTGACGCGGCGCGTCGAGATCATGCCGGTGGTCACCGCGGTGGTCGTGCTGATCTTCGGCGGGCTGACGCTCGTGTTCCACGACGATCTGTTCATCAAACTCAAGCCGACCATCATCTACGTGCTGTTCGGCGGCGCGTTGGTCGGCGGCATGCTGTTCGGCAAGCCGCTGCTGGGCATGCTGTTCGATTCCGTCTTCAATCTCACCGAAGAAGGCTGGCGCAAACTCACCTGGCGCTGGGCGATCTTCTTCTTCGTGCTGG from Pseudolabrys taiwanensis includes:
- a CDS encoding SIMPL domain-containing protein, coding for MLRAPYLARLIAVAIFVATLAPLGARAADRTVTVSGEATLSVAPDTAIIRIGVTSQGKTAREASDANAHKMTAVLGTIKESGIPDRDVQTSRLTLQPQYDPNKAGPARLLGFQVTNQVTVKIREIDKLPNILDKAIGAGANEMSGIEFVVSEQSKLLDQARDEAVADAHRKAELYAKAAGAKLGPVVAIAEEGVPNPPRPIAAMRAAAVPVAPGERELRAVVTVSYELKQ
- a CDS encoding GyrI-like domain-containing protein yields the protein MSTTRLAATLAVALCLTASAQAQTPAAPMPPPAPSEGAAVPAPLEPGDAFGEEVTLPERNIVYVTGHTNWDAAFDSLVAAFKSLQDYVGKQGLTPNGPAITIYTETDDTGFSFRAALPLAEKPKEPPPANIAIGTAPGGKALKFVHRGSYDAMDTTYEAITNYLDDKRLEAKDLFIEEYATNPVSANPDKLVVNVFVPIK
- the dapF gene encoding diaminopimelate epimerase — its product is MGALANQPFVKMNGIGNEIVVVDLRKGAPAIAPEEARAAASPQGAPYDQLMALYPPRIAGTDGFIRIYNNDGSEAGACGNGMRCLASLVFNESGKDALTFETKAGILNCWKAGDGLYTVDMGPPRFKWNEIPLAEEFRDTRAIELQIGPIDKPVLHSPAVVNMGNPHAIFWVDDVNAYDLAKFGPLLENHPIFPERANITLAHIVSREHIVIRTWERGAGLTKACGSAACATAVAAARLKRTERKVRVTLPGGELTIEWRADNDHVLMTGPVEFEFAGTFDPQLFDKAPAP
- the mtaB gene encoding tRNA (N(6)-L-threonylcarbamoyladenosine(37)-C(2))-methylthiotransferase MtaB — encoded protein: MSVDLVTFGCRLNIAESEVIRHRAEQAGVDNAVVVNTCAVTSEAVRQARQNIRRIKRERPDVSVIVTGCAAQTDAQAFAAMPEVDRVLGNEEKLGTAAWQSGARVAVSDIMATTAARPHPIDHLEGHTRAFVQVQNGCDHRCTFCIIPFGRGNSRSLPIEEVLMQARRLVGNGYREIVLTGVDITSYDDGGLRLGALVKRLLKELPDLARLRLSSIDSVEVDADLLDVLANDARLMPHLHLSLQHGDDIILKRMKRRHSRADAIRFCDEVRRLRPDVAFGADIIAGFPTETEDMFARSLGLVDECGLTQLHVFPFSPRPGTPAARMPQLDRTVIKERAGRLREKGAAALARHLERQVGGTHQVLTERGGIARTAQFTPVKLASPLAPGMILDLTVTGHDGRQLLAA
- a CDS encoding pyridoxamine 5'-phosphate oxidase family protein — translated: MSANEHLITTVEQLEALYGQPFGPSIAKELDYIAPIYRKLIEAAPFVALATGGPDGLDCSPKGDAPGFVHVLDEKTLALPDRPGNNRIDGFRNILKDPRVALLFLIPGVGETFRVNGRASISIEPELMQRFAVNGKLPRSVLIVHVDTCFFHCSKAVVRSKLWDEASKIDRKSLPSTGAIIAEVSQGKMGGDEYDRAAPERIKSMLY
- a CDS encoding RluA family pseudouridine synthase, with translation MTPEEVQARLLYRDGLMLIVDKPPGLPVHRGPKGVEAFEDYFDALRFGLPRAPALAHRLDRDTTGCLVLGRHRKALALLGKLFKQGKIGKTYWAVVEGGPEADEGRIDIPLSKRDESRGWWMKADPEGMPSSTTWKVMGRFFSPPPCGEGSGVGVAATTEITSTPLPNPPPQGGREQAAASGEASQLKHYTWLALEPLTGRTHQLRVHCAEMGFPIIGDNIYGTAPRSGGPILHLHAREVVVPISKNKPPVTITAPVPPHMRDLLNACGWKGETDSADTQSPQR
- the ftsY gene encoding signal recognition particle-docking protein FtsY, which encodes MNDETQKTSWWKRLSSGLKRTSSQLGSAIAGLVTKRKLDADTLEDLEAELIRADLGPAFAERIAGIIGSGRFEKGISPDEVRDILAGEIEKVMAPVAKPLDITARPFVILVSGVNGSGKTTTIGKLAAKFRSEGKKVMLVAGDTFRAAAIEQLGIWAERTGASIKKSTAGADPASLAFDAITAAKAEGADVVLVDTAGRLQNRAELMSELEKIVRVMRKVEPTAPHAVLLVLDATVGQNALSQVEIFGKTAGVTGLVMTKLDGTARGGILVAIADRFKLPVHFIGVGEGVDDLAAFTARDFARAVVGLE
- a CDS encoding septation protein A encodes the protein MADKQKLNPTLKLVLDIGPLVLFFAINAKLGIYAATGVFMVAVLLALAVAYALTRRVEIMPVVTAVVVLIFGGLTLVFHDDLFIKLKPTIIYVLFGGALVGGMLFGKPLLGMLFDSVFNLTEEGWRKLTWRWAIFFFVLAVLNEVVWRTQSTDFWVSFKLFGVVPLTFVFAALQYPLLVKYSADKKE